In the Carboxydothermus hydrogenoformans Z-2901 genome, one interval contains:
- a CDS encoding HD-GYP domain-containing protein, translating into MVTFNRFNFIKNMSKALDLSMEGLQDHHRRVAYIAYRLGERYNLTPTQKRDLVYLGLIHDIGILRWDANDERIRQIAENEFEHCRRGALILKNSYFDHYARYIFSHHDHYVGKNPSGLTGEEIPLLCRVLFLADRIAVNFNPESCILEKVKYWREYFTKRKIFDPRLLEVFFELAEAEEFWLTLGDSDILNQRLEEIGYAEELINLPDMIGLAELFAKLVDHKSRFTFFHSQLVGEIAEYLGKVLNFGQEDVSFLKIAGLLHDIGKMSVPESILEKPGDLTEEEFLCMKKHSFYTYYLLNGVFPEKIVKVAAYHHEKLDGSGYPFKKKGEELGFEERLLAVIDIFVALLEERPYRKGLDYREIKGIMEEMGQKNKIDRELVRVVLDNYPELQAIKKKLSEA; encoded by the coding sequence ATGGTTACTTTCAATCGTTTTAATTTTATAAAAAATATGTCCAAAGCGTTAGATTTAAGTATGGAGGGGTTGCAGGACCATCATCGGCGGGTGGCTTACATTGCTTACCGTTTGGGAGAAAGGTACAATTTAACGCCAACACAAAAGCGGGATTTGGTGTATTTGGGCTTAATTCATGATATAGGAATTTTAAGATGGGATGCCAATGATGAAAGAATCCGGCAAATAGCGGAAAATGAGTTTGAACATTGCCGGCGGGGGGCACTTATTTTAAAAAATTCTTATTTCGACCATTATGCCAGGTATATTTTCAGTCACCACGACCATTATGTCGGAAAAAACCCGTCGGGTCTTACGGGAGAAGAAATACCCTTACTTTGCAGGGTGTTGTTTTTGGCCGATAGAATAGCGGTGAATTTTAATCCTGAAAGCTGTATCCTGGAAAAGGTGAAATATTGGCGGGAATACTTTACTAAGCGAAAAATTTTTGATCCCCGTCTTTTAGAGGTGTTTTTTGAACTAGCGGAAGCGGAAGAATTTTGGCTAACCCTGGGCGATAGCGATATTTTAAATCAACGCTTGGAGGAAATTGGTTATGCAGAAGAACTAATAAATTTACCGGATATGATTGGTTTAGCGGAATTATTTGCTAAGCTTGTAGACCATAAGTCCCGGTTTACTTTTTTCCATTCGCAGTTAGTAGGGGAAATTGCGGAATATTTAGGAAAAGTTTTAAATTTTGGCCAAGAGGATGTTAGCTTTCTTAAAATAGCCGGACTTTTACATGATATAGGTAAAATGTCCGTTCCCGAAAGTATTTTGGAAAAACCCGGGGACCTTACCGAAGAAGAGTTTTTGTGTATGAAGAAACATAGTTTTTACACTTACTATCTTTTAAACGGGGTGTTTCCGGAAAAAATAGTAAAAGTGGCCGCCTATCATCACGAAAAACTTGATGGCTCGGGATATCCCTTTAAGAAAAAAGGCGAGGAATTGGGCTTTGAGGAGCGTTTGCTGGCGGTTATCGATATTTTTGTTGCTCTTTTGGAAGAGCGGCCGTACCGCAAAGGGCTTGACTACCGGGAGATTAAAGGTATTATGGAAGAGATGGGACAAAAAAATAAAATTGATAGGGAATTAGTGCGGGTTGTCCTGGATAATTACCCGGAGTTACAGGCGATAAAGAAAAAACTTAGTGAAGCCTGA
- a CDS encoding CBS domain-containing protein codes for MIKQVREVMTRNPVTIEPYRSLWDAKELMRSQRIGGLPVVENEKLIGIITSKDLIFYPENRLVIDAMTEEPVVIEEKAYLFDAYQKMLENNIERLPVIDESGALTGIITRKVIERYIGSYIDSMTGLPKKEYAIYKCLKLLERGNSCTVAFIDLNNFGELNKRYGHVVGDQILLKVSGILKQLGEDVTAARYGGDEFILILPYDEVKTINLVDKLLFLLENDKWPYDLKVQCAVGVKEIRLKEKVDIIEEVFASINEASLKCIDRKKEIKT; via the coding sequence ATGATTAAACAAGTACGGGAAGTAATGACCAGAAATCCGGTAACCATTGAGCCGTACAGGAGCTTATGGGATGCCAAGGAACTTATGCGTTCGCAAAGGATTGGCGGGCTACCGGTGGTAGAAAATGAAAAGCTAATAGGCATAATCACTTCAAAGGATTTAATATTTTATCCGGAAAATCGGCTGGTTATTGACGCCATGACCGAAGAGCCGGTGGTCATTGAAGAAAAAGCATATTTATTTGACGCATATCAAAAAATGCTGGAAAATAACATCGAAAGGCTTCCGGTAATAGATGAGTCCGGTGCGCTTACGGGTATTATAACGAGGAAGGTAATTGAACGGTATATTGGGTCTTATATAGATTCGATGACCGGGTTACCCAAAAAAGAGTATGCTATCTATAAATGTCTTAAATTATTGGAGCGGGGAAATTCTTGTACGGTGGCTTTTATCGATTTAAATAATTTTGGGGAATTAAATAAGCGTTACGGGCATGTAGTAGGTGACCAAATTTTATTAAAAGTTTCTGGAATATTAAAACAGTTAGGGGAAGATGTTACCGCTGCCCGCTACGGTGGAGATGAATTTATTTTAATCCTGCCCTATGACGAAGTAAAAACAATTAACCTTGTGGATAAACTGTTATTTCTTCTGGAAAATGATAAATGGCCCTATGATTTAAAGGTCCAGTGTGCGGTGGGAGTAAAGGAGATTAGACTTAAAGAAAAAGTCGATATTATCGAAGAAGTTTTTGCCAGTATCAACGAAGCAAGCTTAAAATGTATAGATAGGAAAAAGGAGATTAAAACATGA